One genomic segment of Melitaea cinxia chromosome 19, ilMelCinx1.1, whole genome shotgun sequence includes these proteins:
- the LOC123662630 gene encoding vacuolar protein sorting-associated protein 26C: MSASLAFSLKKVNKVYHEGEIIAGVVIVDTSTDLRHEGLTLTMEGSVNLQISSKNAGIFDTFSNNIRPINIINTSIELAPAGKIPTGVTEIPFEMPLVARQSSMSLGLLETYHGVFVNVMYTLKCSMKRSFLNKPLNASCQFFVQYKHQARPAPKPVRCEVSPDTLRGAGAAPHFALYAELDSTVCALDRPVTGKIRIDECSVPIKSIELQLVRVETCGSAEGFSKDATEIQNIQVCEGDVVRGREVPLYMVLPRLFTCPTTTTPYFKIEFELNIAVIFEDDYLVTENFPILLLRCK; encoded by the exons ATGTCTGCAAGTCTGGCTTTCAGTCTTAAGAAAGTAAACAAAGTTTATCACGAAGGT GAAATCATAGCTGGTGTCGTGATTGTGGACACTTCAACCGATTTAAGACATGAAGGTCTTACATTGACAATGGAGGGATCTGTCAATCTGCAGATTAGTTCAAAAAATGCAGGAATCTTTGACACATTTTCTAATAACATAAgg ccaataaatataataaatacctcAATAGAGTTAGCTCCAGCTGGGAAAATTCCGACTGGAGTGACAGAAATACCTTTTGAAATGCCACTCGTAGCTCGACAGAGTTCTATGAGCCTTGGACTGCTGGAGACGTACCACGGAGTGTTTGTGAATGTAATGTACACTCTCAAGTGTAGTATGAAGCGATCGTTCCTCAACAAACCACTCAATGCTAGCTGCCAGTTCTTTGTGCAATATAAACAC CAAGCGCGGCCGGCGCCCAAGCCGGTGCGCTGCGAGGTGTCGCCGGACACGctgcgcggcgcgggcgcggcgccgcaCTTCGCGCTGTACGCGGAGCTCGACTCCACCGTGTGCGCGCTCGACCGCCCCGTCACCGGCAAG aTCCGCATAGACGAGTGTTCCGTTCCAATAAAATCGATAGAGCTCCAACTGGTTCGCGTCGAGACGTGTGGCAGCGCTGAAGGGTTTTCCAAAGATg CGACGGAGATCCAGAACATCCAGGTGTGCGAGGGCGACGTAGTCCGCGGCCGCGAGGTGCCGCTGTACATGGTGCTGCCGCGCCTCTTCACCTGCCCCACCACCACCACGCCCTACTTCAAGATTG AGTTTGAACTCAACATTGCTGTGATATTCGAAGATGACTATTTAGTAACTGAAAACTTCCCAATATTATTGTTAAGATGTAAATAG